A genomic segment from Anticarsia gemmatalis isolate Benzon Research Colony breed Stoneville strain chromosome 14, ilAntGemm2 primary, whole genome shotgun sequence encodes:
- the olf186-M gene encoding ki-ras-induced actin-interacting protein-IP3R-interacting domain olf186-M isoform X2, producing the protein MDPKQDTFNESVSTIIERKVRGWLSGVIDDMRRSSPVQQWLDSLPTEPAADLENSSDLNSNEETLVKTAEVKSDDSRAEETVTENTVIEPIKETNTEDQNLDVPNVSVDAWKRKSLDSGLLTSTPQRGNIKRLQRDHSVQSEGYTPKFKNPLFRDHSLQSDASGSSGSSVLNVLGARKVDAESVLLALGFGPSEKQQKLQRIPDRFLVPSKLKGISTEDFIKNEHHSMRMHDCGIFGYRGLTEHCTPVCRFMKPVSSGCHRSYQVPEIAVQESSCSTVDNCS; encoded by the exons ATGGATCCTAAACAAG atacctTTAATGAGTCTGTCTCAACAATAATTGAGAGGAAGGTTAGAGGCTGGCTCAGTGGTGTGATCGACGACATGCGGCGCAGTAGTCCAGTGCAACAGTGGTTGGATTCTCTTCCTACTGAACCAGCCGCAGACTTGGAGAACTCAAGTGATCTGAACTCTAATGAAGAAACTCTAGTTAAAACAGCAGAGGTGAAGTCTGATGATAGCAGAGCAGAGGAGACCGTTACTGAGAATACAGTCATTGAACCAATCAAAGAAACTAATACAGAAGACCAAAACTTAGATGTTCCTAATGTTAGTGTAGATGCATGGAAAAGAAAGTCACTTGACAGTGGGCTGTTGACTAGTACTCCTCAGAGAGGAAATATTAAGAGGTTGCAGAGGGACCATTCAGTACAATCAGAGGGCTATActccaaaatttaaaaatccaTTGTTCAGAGATCATTCTCTTCAG TCTGATGCCAGTGGATCTAGTGGCAGCTCAGTTTTAAATGTACTGGGCGCACGAAAAGTGGATGCAGAATCCGTCTTGCTTGCCTTAGGTTTTGGACCAAGTGAAAAGCAGCAAAAATTGCAGAGGATACCAGACCGGTTTCTGGTTCCGTCTAAA CTCAAAGGAATCAGTACTgaagattttatcaaaaatgaaCACCATTCAATGCGTATGCATGACTGTGGTATTTTTGGATACAGAGGTCTTACAG AACACTGCACGCCTGTTTGCCGCTTTATGAAACCCGTGTCTTCGGGTTGCCATAGGTCATATCAAGTTCCAGAAATTGCCGTACA GGAATCCTCATGTTCCACCGTCGACAATTGTAGCTAA
- the olf186-M gene encoding ki-ras-induced actin-interacting protein-IP3R-interacting domain olf186-M isoform X1, which produces MDPKQDTFNESVSTIIERKVRGWLSGVIDDMRRSSPVQQWLDSLPTEPAADLENSSDLNSNEETLVKTAEVKSDDSRAEETVTENTVIEPIKETNTEDQNLDVPNVSVDAWKRKSLDSGLLTSTPQRGNIKRLQRDHSVQSEGYTPKFKNPLFRDHSLQSDASGSSGSSVLNVLGARKVDAESVLLALGFGPSEKQQKLQRIPDRFLVPSKLKGISTEDFIKNEHHSMRMHDCGIFGYRGLTGNPHVPPSTIVAKIIGCILQDEVCREEALIKARHSIADMRTQPNINAILAARLRHN; this is translated from the exons ATGGATCCTAAACAAG atacctTTAATGAGTCTGTCTCAACAATAATTGAGAGGAAGGTTAGAGGCTGGCTCAGTGGTGTGATCGACGACATGCGGCGCAGTAGTCCAGTGCAACAGTGGTTGGATTCTCTTCCTACTGAACCAGCCGCAGACTTGGAGAACTCAAGTGATCTGAACTCTAATGAAGAAACTCTAGTTAAAACAGCAGAGGTGAAGTCTGATGATAGCAGAGCAGAGGAGACCGTTACTGAGAATACAGTCATTGAACCAATCAAAGAAACTAATACAGAAGACCAAAACTTAGATGTTCCTAATGTTAGTGTAGATGCATGGAAAAGAAAGTCACTTGACAGTGGGCTGTTGACTAGTACTCCTCAGAGAGGAAATATTAAGAGGTTGCAGAGGGACCATTCAGTACAATCAGAGGGCTATActccaaaatttaaaaatccaTTGTTCAGAGATCATTCTCTTCAG TCTGATGCCAGTGGATCTAGTGGCAGCTCAGTTTTAAATGTACTGGGCGCACGAAAAGTGGATGCAGAATCCGTCTTGCTTGCCTTAGGTTTTGGACCAAGTGAAAAGCAGCAAAAATTGCAGAGGATACCAGACCGGTTTCTGGTTCCGTCTAAA CTCAAAGGAATCAGTACTgaagattttatcaaaaatgaaCACCATTCAATGCGTATGCATGACTGTGGTATTTTTGGATACAGAGGTCTTACAG GGAATCCTCATGTTCCACCGTCGACAATTGTAGCTAAAATAATCGGATGTATACTACAAGATGAAGTGTGCCGTGAGGAGGCGTTAATAAAAGCTAGACATTCTATAGCCGACATGAGAACTCAACCAAACATAAATGCCATCCTCGCCGCCCGGTTACGCCACAACTAA
- the olf186-M gene encoding ki-ras-induced actin-interacting protein-IP3R-interacting domain olf186-M isoform X3 has translation MRRSSPVQQWLDSLPTEPAADLENSSDLNSNEETLVKTAEVKSDDSRAEETVTENTVIEPIKETNTEDQNLDVPNVSVDAWKRKSLDSGLLTSTPQRGNIKRLQRDHSVQSEGYTPKFKNPLFRDHSLQSDASGSSGSSVLNVLGARKVDAESVLLALGFGPSEKQQKLQRIPDRFLVPSKLKGISTEDFIKNEHHSMRMHDCGIFGYRGLTGNPHVPPSTIVAKIIGCILQDEVCREEALIKARHSIADMRTQPNINAILAARLRHN, from the exons ATGCGGCGCAGTAGTCCAGTGCAACAGTGGTTGGATTCTCTTCCTACTGAACCAGCCGCAGACTTGGAGAACTCAAGTGATCTGAACTCTAATGAAGAAACTCTAGTTAAAACAGCAGAGGTGAAGTCTGATGATAGCAGAGCAGAGGAGACCGTTACTGAGAATACAGTCATTGAACCAATCAAAGAAACTAATACAGAAGACCAAAACTTAGATGTTCCTAATGTTAGTGTAGATGCATGGAAAAGAAAGTCACTTGACAGTGGGCTGTTGACTAGTACTCCTCAGAGAGGAAATATTAAGAGGTTGCAGAGGGACCATTCAGTACAATCAGAGGGCTATActccaaaatttaaaaatccaTTGTTCAGAGATCATTCTCTTCAG TCTGATGCCAGTGGATCTAGTGGCAGCTCAGTTTTAAATGTACTGGGCGCACGAAAAGTGGATGCAGAATCCGTCTTGCTTGCCTTAGGTTTTGGACCAAGTGAAAAGCAGCAAAAATTGCAGAGGATACCAGACCGGTTTCTGGTTCCGTCTAAA CTCAAAGGAATCAGTACTgaagattttatcaaaaatgaaCACCATTCAATGCGTATGCATGACTGTGGTATTTTTGGATACAGAGGTCTTACAG GGAATCCTCATGTTCCACCGTCGACAATTGTAGCTAAAATAATCGGATGTATACTACAAGATGAAGTGTGCCGTGAGGAGGCGTTAATAAAAGCTAGACATTCTATAGCCGACATGAGAACTCAACCAAACATAAATGCCATCCTCGCCGCCCGGTTACGCCACAACTAA
- the LOC142978612 gene encoding sodium/potassium-transporting ATPase subunit alpha-like, protein MSSVSTNSGSLSDFFRPKKPKGLSPKTLSSARLNLLKKEIQTELHLIPLKELYELLQTDPVKGLTHDKAQDLLNHYGPNALTPSTKYGWPKALFQSMCTGFSILIWFGAILCIIAYLIESSTQANPSKDNLYLGCVLIGVDIICGFFSFYQNYKSTKIMTTFNSMIPTYTNCVRDGVCNYKTPVRDLVKGDIVRIYAGDIVPADIRIIDSKGFKVDNSSLTGESIAVSRSNTDGTWNILESPNVAFFSTQCVEGWALGVILCCGDVTALGRVAGLAARLEPAPSPLARELRRFMRYMCAWALGLGVFIAVASQVLGYPFIQTTIFVIGMVVANIPEGLQPTVTAALTITAQHMVKKNCLVKNLEAVEALGACTTICSDKTGTLTENKMNVRHIWMWNTTLFTKDPKFAEAVLNNRAFKSLKICGALCSTANVKVGGGIHGDASETAILKFIFTLDDPIAIRKRYPKVAEIPFNSVNKYQVSVHLDTMSSQYIVVMKGAPECIFARCTTLATGSKDAAMTNEMKVTAEKAAENLATTGERVLAFADLVLDPKQYPLDYEFDADDVNFPIQNLRFLGVMGLMDPPREEVRSAIHRVREAGVRVLMVTGDHPATARAVALEIGIATDTSCYVITGNELRKLTPDLLNWTLEKHYEIVFARTSPTQKLQIVEACQRRGDVVAVTGDGVNDAPALRRADIGISMGITGSQVSKQTADIILMDDNFATIVTGIEEGRKIFDNLKKSICYILISNVPEIAPVLMFILFSIPLPLGVMTILCVDLGTDMWPAVALSYERAEADVMTRPPRRRDPLVSPRMLRLVYGHLGPMEFAAGMYAYFIVMAEHGFYPGHLFGIRERWDNEAVSDLTDSLGQEWTYAARKEVERASQAAYFVAVVIMQMTNGIICKTRYNSLFHVGMKNKVLNVGLVVELLLACAICYIPAINTFFGGYPLRLRWWFLALPFCLLMFVFDELRKHCIRRKLFNGFFNDLTYY, encoded by the exons ATGTCTTCAGTAAGTACGAATTCAGGATCTTTATCGGATTTCTTTCGTCCGAAGAAACCAAAAGGTCTATCACCTAAAACATTGAGTTCGGCCAGGCTTAATTTACTGAAAAAGGAAATTCAGACTGAACTGCATCTTATACCCTTGA AAGAATTATATGAACTGCTGCAAACAGACCCAGTAAAAGGCTTAACTCATGATAAAGCTCAAGATTTGCTTAACCATTACGGCCCTAATGCGCTCACGCCTTCCACTAAATATGGATGGCCAAAAGCACTCTTTCAATCTATGTGTACAG ggttttcaatattaatatggtTCGGTGCCATACTGTGCATAATAGCTTACCTTATAGAATCCTCAACGCAAGCAAATCCTAGCAAAGATAATCTTTACCTCGGCTGTGTTCTCATCGGAGTCGATATAATATGTGGATTTTTCAGTTTTTACCAAAACTATAAAAGTACCAAG ATAATGACTACGTTCAATAGCATGATACCAACATACACGAATTGTGTTCGTGACGGAGTGTGTAATTACAAGACACCGGTGCGGGATCTGGTCAAGGGTGATATCGTCCGCATATATGCAGGAGATATTGTGCCAGCTGACATACGCATTATCGATAGTAAGGGATTCAAA GTTGATAACTCGTCATTAACCGGTGAATCGATAGCGGTCAGTCGGTCTAACACAGATGGAACTTGGAACATACTTGAATCACCAAACGTTGCTTTCTTTTCTACACAATGTGTCGAAGGCTGGGCATTGG GAGTGATATTGTGCTGCGGTGACGTAACGGCTTTAGGTCGTGTGGCTGGTTTAGCAGCCAGGCTTGAACCGGCACCGTCTCCATTAGCGCGCGAGTTAcgacggtttatgagatacatgTGCGCGTGGGCGCTAGGTCTAGGAGTGTTCATTGCGGTAGCGTCTCAAGTTCTCGGATATCCGTTCATTCAAACCACAATCTTCGTAATAGGGATGGTTGTTGCAAATATTCCTGAAG ggcTCCAACCAACTGTGACGGCAGCCCTAACAATAACTGCTCAACACATGGTGAAAAAGAATTGCCTCGTTAAGAATTTAGAAGCTGTTGAGGCTTTAGGTGCTTGTACTACAATATGTTCAGACAAAACCGGCACTTTAACCGAGAATAAAATGAACGTACGTCACATATGGATGTGGAATACGACGTTGTTTACAAAGGATCCTAAATTTGCTG AAGCTGTTTTGAATAACCGAG CATTCAAATCGTTGAAAATTTGCGGCGCGTTATGTAGTACTGCTAATGTTAAAGTTGGAGGAGGTATTCATGGAGATGCTTCAGAAACGGCTATTTTGAAATTCATCTTTACACTCGATGATCCGATTGCTATAAGGAAAAGATATCCAAAAGTTGCAGAAATACCCTTTAACTCCGTAAATAAATACCAA gtcAGCGTGCATCTCGATACTATGTCATCGCAGTATATAGTCGTAATGAAAGGAGCACCGGAATGCATATTTGCGCGGTGTACGACTTTAGCTACGGGTTCAAAAGACGCTGCTATGACAAATGAAATGAAAGTAACAGCTGAAAAAGCTGCCGAAAATTTGGCAACTACTG gcGAAAGAGTTCTTGCCTTTGCTGATTTAGTTTTGGATCCAAAACAGTATCCATTAGACTACGAATTTGATGCGGACGATGTTAACTTTCCGATACAAAATTTGCGGTTTCTCGGAGTAATGGGACTCATGGACCCACCTCGCGAAGAG GTGCGCTCAGCTATTCACCGTGTGCGTGAAGCTGGTGTACGAGTGTTGATGGTGACCGGTGACCACCCAGCCACCGCCCGAGCAGTCGCTCTCGAAATCGGCATCGCGACAGATACATCATGTTATGTTATTACTGGAAACGAACTGAGAAAATTAACGCCTGATTTGTTAAATTGGACACTGGAGAAACACTATGAAATAG TGTTTGCAAGAACTTCACCTACTCAGAAACTTCAAATAGTAGAAGCTTGTCAGCGCCGAGGCGACGTGGTGGCGGTCACGGGCGACGGTGTTAATGATGCGCCTGCGCTACGACGCGCTGATATTGGGATTTCCATGGGAATTACTGGATCACAA gtCTCAAAACAAACAGcggatattattttaatggatgACAATTTTGCCACCATCGTGACTGGTATCGAGGAAGGAAGGAAAATCTTTGATAACCTTAAGAAGTCTATATGCTATATTCTCATTTCTAACGTCCCAGAAATCGCTCCAGTTTTAATGTTTATCTTGTTCTCTATACCGTTGCCGCTAG GTGTAATGACAATTCTATGCGTGGATCTAGGCACGGACATGTGGCCGGCTGTAGCACTGTCATACGAGCGCGCGGAGGCCGATGTCATGACCCGGCCTCCTCGTCGTCGAGACCCTCTCGTGTCTCCAAGAATGTTGAGACTCGTATACGGCCACTTGGGGCCCATGGAATTCGCTGCTGGCATGTACGCTTATTTCATTGTTATGGCCGAACACGGGTTCTATCCGGGACATTTGTTTG gAATCAGAGAAAGATGGGATAACGAGGCGGTGAGTGATTTAACTGACTCACTGGGGCAAGAGTGGACATACGCAGCACGTAAAGAAGTAGAGCGAGCGTCTCAAGCAGCGTACTTCGTAGCAGTCGTCATTATGCAAATGACGAATGGCATTATTTGTAAGACAAGATACAATTCTTTGTTTCATGttg gaatgaaaaataaagtccTCAACGTTGGATTGGTGGTGGAATTACTGCTCGCGTGTGCTATCTGTTATATTCCTGCTATCAATACATTCTTTGGGGGTTATCCTCTACGCCTTCGATG GTGGTTTTTAGCACTACCGTTCTGTCTCCTGATGTTTGTATTTGACGAATTACGAAAACATTGTATAAGGAGAAAACTATTTAATGGATTCTTCAAcgatttaacatattattaa
- the Dci gene encoding dodecenoyl-CoA delta-isomerase yields the protein MDIKETIIETHREGIQVVQYNKPYRKNAIDPVMYQRVISILNSAAADDSISVTVLTGTGDFYSSGNDFSVPVEDSKNNLNILKDYIKAFITFPKLLVAIVNGPAIGIAATTLALCDLVFASENSYFYTPFTKLGIVAEGCSTFTFPRLIGDRKATEMLLCNHKMSAKEALDCGFVNYLYKPEDLQSKVWDKIVEVSKLPKHSVTATKKLLRDTVRSELLETNDKEMEELHTIWTMGTSGVRSKI from the exons GAGACTCACCGAGAAGGAATACAAGTTGTACAGTACAATAAACCCTATAGGAAAAATGCCATTGATCCTGTTATGTATCAACGTGTGATAAGTATTCTGAACAGTGCAGCTGCAGATGACAGTATCAGTGTGACAGTGTTGACAGGCACAGGAGACTTTTACAGCAGTGGTAATGACTTCTCTGTGCCTGTAGAAGACAGTaagaacaatttaaatattttaaaagactaTATAAAGGCATTTATTACATTCCCTAAACTATTGGTAGCTATTGTCAATGGACCTGCTATTGGTATTGCTGCCACAACATTAGCACTTTGTGACCTGGTCTTTGCTTCAGAGAAT TCCTACTTCTATACACCATTCACAAAATTGGGTATAGTAGCAGAAGGTTGTTCAACATTTACATTTCCCAGACTGATTGGGGATAGaaag GCAACAGAAATGTTACTGTGTAATCATAAAATGTCAGCAAAAGAGGCCCTGGATTGTGGGTTTGTTAACTACTTATATAAACCAGAGGACCTACAAAGTAAAGTTTGGGACAAAATAGTTGAGGTGTCCAAACTGCCCAAACATTCTGTGACAGCCACCAAGAAGTTATTGAGAGACACTGTTAGATCAGAGTTATTAGAAACAAATGACAAGGAAATGGAAGAACTTCATACTATTTGGACAATGGGCACATCTGGAGTGAggagtaaaatataa